One Glycine max cultivar Williams 82 chromosome 4, Glycine_max_v4.0, whole genome shotgun sequence DNA segment encodes these proteins:
- the LOC100811300 gene encoding serrate RNA effector molecule codes for MAEVINNMPPESLDHDQSPSASAPPPPAASSSAADDLPPPPLPLPPRRRDRRDDRDFDRHPNRSRDYYDRDRDFKRRRSPSPGYRDRRYSPPPPSRRSPPPYKRSRRGSPRGGAYVPDDRFGYDYSGGYERGAGGRTGFADEKSYGRLAHRSAGGYHNGISDVDNSRGYADLPSGGAQREGLMSYKQFIQELEDDVLPAEAERRYQEYKSEYISTQKRAYFNAHKDEEWLKDKYHPTNLLTVIERRNENARRLAKDFLLDLQSGTLDLNPGLNSTSSGKSGQASEPNSEEETDGKRRRHGRGPNKDNDFSAAPKAHTISSEPRRIQTDIQQAQAVVRKLDREKGIDDNILCTSDHNKNDDKAHSGSVGPIVIVRGLTSVKGLEGVELLDTLITYLWRIHGVDYYGMIETNEAKGFRYVRPEGTGHEETRKSGSDWEKKLDSFWQGRLNGQDPLEVMTAKEKIDAAATDVLDPHVRKIRDEKYGWKYGCGAKGCTKLFHAAEFVHKHLKLKHPELVMELTSKLREDLYFQNYMNDPDAPGGTPVMQQPQKDRPLKRRLGGLEGRLKDDRGNRRDQDRSDRINGDRPDGSPSHERQMGNHDEAMYDAYGGLGVPQFTSDMAPPPVLMPVPGAGPLGPFVPAPPEVAMQMFREQGGPSSYDASGRKIRSGPHMGGPAPIIAVPPSFRPDPRQMRSYQDLDAPEDEVTVIDYRSL; via the exons ATGGCCGAAGTGATCAACAATATGCCCCCCGAATCCCTAGACCACGACCAATCTCCCTCCGCTTCCGCTCCTCCTCCGCCGGCCGCCTCTTCCTCCGCCGCCGACGATCTCCCTCCGCCGCCTCTCCCTCTTCCGCCGCGCCGCCGGGACCGTAGGGACGACCGCGATTTCGACCGCCACCCCAACCGCAGCCGCGATTACTACGACCGCGACAGGGACTTCAAGCGCCGCCGCAGCCCTAGCCCCGGTTACCGTGACCGCCGCTACTCACCCCCGCCGCCGTCGCGCCGGTCGCCTCCGCCGTACAAGCGATCCCGGAGAGGCAGCCCCCGCGGCGGGGCCTATGTACCTGATGATAG ATTTGGCTATGATTATTCTGGTGGCTATGAACGGGGAGCAGGTGGAAGGACTGGTTTTGCAGATGAAAAGTCTTATGGCAGGCTTGCTCATCGATCTGCTGGGGGATATCATAATGGGATTTCTG ATGTGGATAATAGTCGCGGTTATGCAGATTTGCCAAGTGGAGGTGCACAAAG AGAGGGGTTGATGTCCTATAAACAATTCATTCAGGAGCTGGAAGATGATGTGCTGCCAGCTGAAGCTGAGCGTAG GTATCAAGAGTACAAATCAGAGTATATTTCTACACAAAAGCGGGCTTATTTTAATGCTCATAAGGATGAAGAGTg gttaaaagataaatatcacCCAACAAATTTACTTACAGTAATTGAGAG GAGGAATGAAAATGCTCGACGGCTTGCAAAGGATTTTTTGCTTGATTTGCAAAGTGGAACATTAGACCT AAATCCTGGTTTGAACTCCACTTCATCCGGTAAATCAGGGCAAGCCAGTGAACCTAATTCAGAGGAAGAAACAGATGGTAAACGAAGAAGACATGGTAGGGGACCTAATAAAGATAATGATTTCTCGGCTGCTCCAAAGGCTCACACTATCAGTTCTGAACCTAGACGGATACAAACAGATATTCAACAGGCTCAGGCTGTTGTTCGTAAGCTTGACAGGGAAAAGGGTATTGACGATAATATTTTATGCACCAGTGACCATAATAAAAATGATGACAAGGCTCACAGTGGATCTGTGGGCCCCATAGTAATTGTCCGTGGCTTAACATCTGTTAAGGGATTAGAGGGTGTTGAGCTACTGGACACACTTATTACATATCTTTGGCGGATACATGGTGTTGATTATTATGGTATGATTGAGACTAATGAGGCCAAGGGTTTTAGGTATGTGAGGCCAGAAGGAACAGGGCatgaagaaacaagaaaatctGGTTCTGACTGGGAGAAGAAACTTGATTCATTTTGGCAGGGAAGGTTGAATGGTCAGGATCCATTGGAAGTGATGACTGCCAAGGAGAAGATAGATGCTGCAGCAACTGATGTGTTGGATCCACATGTTAGGAAAATTAGGGATGAGAAATATGGGTGGAAGTATGGTTGTGGAGCTAAGGGCTGCACAAAGCTTTTTCATGCGGCTGAATTTgtgcacaaacatttgaagctAAAACACCCTGAGCTTGTGATGGAACTAACATCAAAATTGCGAGAggatctttattttcaaaattacatgAA TGATCCTGATGCTCCTGGTGGAACGCCTGTCATGCAGCAACCTCAG AAGGATAGGCCTCTTAAGCGAAGATTAGGAGGTTTAGAGGGCCGATTGAAGGATGACCGTGGTAACCGGCGAGACCAGGACAGGAGTGACAGAATAAACGGAGATAGGCCTGATGGTTCCCCATCCCATGAAAGGCAAATGGGAAATCATGATGAAGCAATGTATGATGCATATGGAGGGCTCGGTGTACCTCAATTTACCTCAGATATGGCCCCTCCGCCAGTTTTGATGCCTGTACCTGGTGCTGG GCCTTTAGGACCCTTTGTCCCTGCTCCACCAGAAGTTGCAATGCAGATGTTCAGGGAGCAAGGAGGACCTTCGTCATACGATGCCTCAGGAAGGAAGATTCGATCTGGTCCTCATATGGGTGGACCAGCACCCATAATTGCTGTTCCTCCATCCTTTAGACCTGATCCTCGACAGATGCGAAG TTATCAAGATCTGGATGCCCCAGAAGACGAAGTCACTGTGATAGACTATCGGAGCTTGTAG